A genomic region of Mycobacterium senriense contains the following coding sequences:
- a CDS encoding type I polyketide synthase: MPGTSQHVDYLKRLTADLRRTRRRVAELEGQLSEPVAVVGMACRYAGGVESPEDLWQLVIEGRDTVSDFPADRGWDVDGLYDPDPDSKGKMYTRQGSFLQDAGDFDAGFFGIGPSEALAMDPQQRMMLEICWEALERAGIDPFALRGSATGVFAGVIHAGYGGEVKGELEGYGLTGSTLSVTSGRVSYVLGLEGPAVSVDTACSSSLVSMHLAAQSLRSGECDLALAGGVTVMATPAAFVEFSRQRALAPDGRCKVYAGAADGTSWSEGAGVLVLERLVDARRLGHPVLAVLRGTAVNQDGVSNGLTAPNGPSQQRVIRAALANAGLTAADVDVVEGHGTGTVLGDPIEAQALLATYGQDRPADRPLWLGSIKSNIGHTSAAAGVAGVIKMVQAIRHGVMPKTLHVDIPSPHVDWTAGAVSLLTEPQPWPDHGGIRRAGVSSFGISGTNAHVIVEQAPAQLDDEAEPVAGPSNPVIPWVISARSPEALAGQAQRLLDRLSADAGVRTVDVGWSLATTRAAFEHRAVLVGADREALTAGLAGLASGRPDPGVLVGRTRSAGKRVFVFPGQGSQSLGMGAELYECFPVFARAFDEAVAAVDAHARLPLREVMWGSDPELLQSTEFAQPALFVVEVALAALWQSFGVTPDVVIGHSVGEIAAACVAGAVSLPDAARLVAARGRLMAGLPAGGAMVAVSATEAEVAGLLNGAVSIAAVNGPRSLVLSGEQAAVAAVADRLATGGARAHRLAVSHAFHSPLMEPMMGEFAAVASDVSAAEPRIALVSNLTGQLAGPDYGSVGYWVDHVRKPVRFVDGVRLAESLGADVFLEVGPGAALTSAVEQSLTTDRPTSVVTMVKGRPEVDSLLRAAGQLFTAGADVRWAAAFADPAARRVDLPTYAFVRRRFWLSSDSVGSANIASLGLAEAEHALLGAVVDRPDSGGVVLTGRLSVAAQPWLADHTVAGTVLFPGAGFVELALRAGDEVGCSVIEELTLSAPLVVPATGVVHVQVVVAAADDAGTRSVAVYSRAAQSDWVLHAEGVLSDAAPAPAADLSVWPPLGAEVVDVTGAYDDLAVRGYGYGPAFRGLRAVWRRGTETFAEVELPQQAGVSTGGFGIHPVVLDAALHALGVAGERTETVLPFSWQGVSLNAAGASRVRVRLAPVGAGAVSVELADSSGLPVLSVRELVTRAVSADQLTAAVAARSGSGELLDVVWSPVSLPGNDVGANVTVWESPPADSGAVTSVYRATHEALGVLQSWLTGEATGVLAVLTRGAVGLAGEGVADLAGAAVWGLTRSAQAEHPGRVVLVDTDGTLDAATVIGCGEPQLVVRDGVAYSARLKPADQRPLLRLPDPPSVWRLAAGDAGTLEDLAVQEYPPAALEAGQVRVTVAAAGVNFRDVLVALGMYPGAAQLGAEGAGIVTELGAGVTDVAVGDSVMGIFGLAGSEAAVDRRLVTRVPRGWSMAQAAAVPVVFLTAYYGLSVLAGLRAGQRVLVHAATGGVGMAAVQLARHWGAEVFATASRGKWDTLRAMGFDEAHIADSRTLEFERKFAGGVDVVLNSLAGEFNDASLRLLGAGGRFIEMGKTDLRDPDDVGAAHPGVTYRAFDLMEAGPDRIAEMLAELMELFAGGVLTPLPVKAFDARSAGDAYRFVSQARHIGKVVLTMPDGPAGLAGGTALITGGTGMAGSAVARHLVERHRVRHVLLVSRTGERADGMAELAAELREKGASVSVAACDVGDRDAVAALLAQVPEQYPLRSVFHAAGVLDDAVIASLTPARIDTVLRAKVDGAWHLHELTQGLNLSAFVAFSSMAGIVGAPGQGNYAAANSFLDALAVHRRARGLPGLSVAWGMWEETSTMTRHLGDRDKARMSRAGLTALSTRQALELLDAALLTEHPMVVGTRLDRAALAHHSDTLPPLLSQLATRPARRVLEHTDMVSLTGLRARLEGMTAEQRHSELVELVCSNAATVLGHSSADVNADDAFGDLGFDSLTAVELRNRLKIATGLTLSPTLIFDHPTPGALAEQLGTQLAGSAPGATATAATPPDRMARFNDIARELQALLNQPDLSPGDKAQLISRLEGLVTTATGPAPAPLLEHHEDAFDDDIATATESQLFAILDDEVGP; the protein is encoded by the coding sequence ATGCCGGGCACCTCGCAACACGTCGACTACCTGAAACGCCTCACGGCGGATCTCAGGCGGACCCGGCGGCGTGTCGCGGAACTGGAGGGTCAACTCTCCGAGCCGGTCGCCGTGGTGGGCATGGCGTGTCGCTATGCCGGTGGCGTCGAATCGCCGGAAGACCTGTGGCAGCTCGTGATCGAAGGCCGCGACACGGTGTCGGACTTCCCGGCCGACCGCGGCTGGGACGTCGACGGGTTGTACGACCCCGACCCCGACAGCAAGGGAAAGATGTACACCCGGCAGGGGAGCTTCCTGCAGGACGCCGGCGACTTCGACGCCGGATTCTTCGGCATCGGACCCAGCGAGGCGCTGGCCATGGACCCCCAGCAACGGATGATGCTGGAGATCTGCTGGGAAGCGTTGGAGCGGGCCGGCATCGACCCCTTCGCGCTGCGCGGCTCGGCGACCGGCGTGTTCGCCGGGGTGATCCACGCCGGCTATGGCGGCGAGGTGAAAGGCGAACTGGAGGGCTACGGGCTCACCGGCTCGACGCTGAGCGTGACCTCGGGCCGGGTGTCCTACGTGTTGGGCCTGGAAGGCCCCGCGGTGTCGGTGGATACCGCGTGTTCGTCGTCGCTGGTCTCCATGCATCTGGCCGCGCAGTCGCTGCGGTCGGGAGAATGCGATCTGGCCCTGGCCGGTGGGGTGACCGTGATGGCCACCCCCGCGGCCTTCGTCGAGTTCAGCCGCCAGCGCGCGCTGGCCCCCGACGGTCGCTGCAAGGTGTACGCCGGCGCGGCGGACGGGACTTCGTGGTCGGAGGGCGCAGGCGTCCTGGTGCTGGAGCGGCTGGTCGATGCGCGGCGCCTGGGGCATCCCGTGCTGGCGGTGCTGCGCGGCACGGCGGTGAATCAGGACGGCGTATCGAACGGGTTGACCGCGCCCAATGGGCCGTCGCAGCAGCGGGTGATCCGGGCTGCGCTGGCGAACGCCGGGCTGACGGCCGCGGACGTGGATGTGGTCGAGGGCCACGGGACGGGGACGGTGCTCGGGGACCCGATCGAGGCCCAGGCGCTGCTGGCGACCTATGGGCAGGATCGTCCCGCGGACCGGCCGCTGTGGTTGGGGTCGATCAAATCCAACATCGGGCATACCTCGGCCGCGGCGGGGGTGGCCGGGGTGATCAAGATGGTGCAGGCGATCCGGCACGGGGTGATGCCCAAGACGCTGCACGTGGATATCCCGTCGCCGCACGTGGATTGGACGGCCGGCGCGGTGTCGCTGTTGACCGAGCCGCAGCCGTGGCCGGATCACGGCGGGATACGGCGGGCGGGCGTCTCGTCGTTCGGGATCAGCGGCACCAACGCGCACGTGATCGTCGAGCAGGCCCCCGCGCAACTCGACGACGAAGCCGAACCGGTTGCGGGACCGTCGAATCCGGTGATCCCGTGGGTGATTTCGGCCCGGTCGCCCGAGGCGTTGGCCGGCCAGGCTCAACGGCTGCTGGACCGGCTGAGTGCCGACGCGGGTGTGCGAACGGTGGACGTGGGCTGGTCGCTGGCGACTACCCGCGCGGCCTTCGAGCACCGCGCGGTGCTGGTGGGCGCCGACCGCGAGGCCCTGACGGCGGGGTTGGCGGGACTGGCGTCCGGGCGGCCCGACCCGGGCGTGCTGGTGGGCCGGACCCGGTCGGCGGGCAAGCGGGTGTTCGTTTTTCCCGGCCAGGGCTCGCAGTCCCTCGGGATGGGTGCCGAGCTGTATGAATGTTTCCCCGTGTTCGCGCGCGCCTTCGACGAGGCGGTCGCGGCGGTGGACGCTCACGCGCGGCTGCCGTTGCGCGAGGTGATGTGGGGCTCGGACCCGGAGTTGTTGCAGAGCACCGAGTTCGCCCAGCCGGCGTTGTTCGTCGTAGAGGTCGCGTTGGCCGCGCTGTGGCAATCCTTCGGTGTGACACCGGATGTGGTGATCGGTCATTCGGTGGGCGAGATCGCCGCCGCGTGCGTGGCCGGGGCGGTGTCACTGCCCGACGCGGCGCGGCTGGTGGCGGCGCGCGGCCGGCTGATGGCCGGGCTGCCCGCCGGCGGGGCGATGGTCGCGGTGAGCGCAACCGAAGCCGAGGTGGCTGGATTGCTGAACGGTGCCGTGAGCATCGCGGCGGTCAACGGCCCGCGATCGCTGGTGCTTTCCGGTGAGCAGGCCGCGGTGGCGGCGGTCGCGGACCGGCTGGCCACGGGCGGCGCGAGGGCGCACCGGCTGGCCGTCTCGCACGCGTTTCACTCGCCGTTGATGGAGCCGATGATGGGGGAGTTCGCGGCGGTGGCCTCCGACGTGTCGGCCGCCGAGCCGCGAATCGCTTTGGTGTCCAACCTGACCGGGCAACTGGCCGGCCCCGACTATGGGTCCGTCGGGTACTGGGTCGACCATGTGCGCAAGCCGGTGCGATTCGTCGACGGCGTTCGGCTCGCCGAATCGTTGGGTGCCGATGTGTTCCTGGAGGTGGGTCCGGGTGCGGCGCTGACGTCCGCGGTGGAGCAATCCCTGACGACCGACCGGCCGACCTCGGTGGTGACCATGGTCAAGGGCCGCCCCGAAGTGGACTCGCTGCTGCGGGCGGCGGGTCAGCTGTTCACGGCCGGTGCCGACGTGCGGTGGGCCGCGGCGTTCGCCGACCCCGCCGCGCGGCGTGTCGACCTGCCCACGTATGCCTTTGTGCGACGGCGGTTTTGGCTGTCCAGCGATTCGGTGGGTTCGGCCAACATCGCCAGCCTGGGTCTGGCCGAGGCCGAGCACGCATTGCTGGGCGCGGTGGTGGACCGGCCCGATTCCGGCGGTGTGGTGTTGACGGGCCGGCTTTCGGTTGCCGCACAACCATGGCTGGCCGACCACACGGTGGCCGGCACGGTGCTGTTTCCGGGAGCCGGTTTCGTCGAGCTGGCATTGCGGGCCGGCGACGAGGTCGGCTGCTCGGTGATCGAGGAGTTGACGCTGTCGGCGCCGCTGGTGGTACCGGCGACCGGGGTGGTGCACGTTCAGGTCGTGGTGGCCGCAGCCGATGACGCGGGAACACGCTCGGTGGCGGTGTATTCGCGTGCCGCACAATCGGATTGGGTGTTGCACGCCGAGGGCGTGTTGAGCGACGCTGCGCCCGCACCGGCCGCCGACCTGTCGGTGTGGCCGCCGCTGGGTGCGGAGGTGGTGGACGTGACCGGCGCGTACGACGACCTGGCGGTCCGCGGCTACGGGTACGGGCCGGCCTTTCGTGGGCTGCGGGCCGTATGGCGAAGGGGGACTGAGACGTTCGCCGAGGTGGAGCTCCCGCAACAGGCCGGGGTGTCGACCGGCGGGTTCGGCATCCATCCGGTTGTCCTGGATGCGGCGCTGCATGCGCTGGGTGTGGCCGGCGAGCGGACCGAGACCGTCTTACCGTTCTCGTGGCAGGGAGTGAGTCTGAACGCGGCCGGCGCTTCTCGGGTCCGGGTCAGGCTGGCGCCGGTCGGTGCCGGCGCCGTATCGGTCGAGCTGGCCGACTCCTCCGGGCTGCCGGTGTTGTCGGTGCGCGAGCTGGTGACACGCGCCGTGTCGGCCGATCAGCTGACCGCGGCCGTGGCGGCCCGCTCCGGTAGCGGTGAGCTGCTCGACGTGGTGTGGTCACCGGTCTCTCTGCCCGGCAACGACGTTGGCGCGAACGTCACCGTCTGGGAGTCACCGCCCGCCGACTCGGGTGCGGTGACCTCCGTCTACCGGGCGACGCATGAGGCGCTGGGTGTGTTGCAGTCCTGGCTGACGGGTGAGGCGACCGGGGTCCTGGCGGTGCTGACCCGCGGGGCGGTGGGGCTGGCGGGCGAGGGCGTCGCGGACCTGGCCGGTGCCGCGGTGTGGGGGTTGACACGTTCGGCGCAGGCCGAGCACCCCGGCCGCGTGGTGTTGGTCGATACCGACGGAACGCTCGATGCCGCAACGGTGATCGGTTGCGGCGAGCCGCAATTGGTGGTGCGCGACGGTGTGGCCTACAGCGCCCGGCTGAAGCCGGCCGACCAGCGACCGCTGCTGCGGCTGCCCGATCCGCCGTCGGTGTGGCGGCTGGCCGCCGGCGATGCCGGGACGCTTGAGGACCTGGCGGTGCAGGAGTACCCGCCGGCGGCACTGGAGGCCGGTCAGGTGCGGGTGACCGTCGCCGCCGCCGGGGTGAACTTCCGCGATGTGCTGGTGGCGCTGGGCATGTACCCCGGTGCCGCGCAACTGGGCGCCGAGGGCGCGGGAATCGTCACCGAGCTCGGCGCCGGCGTGACGGATGTCGCCGTCGGGGATTCGGTGATGGGGATCTTCGGGCTCGCCGGCTCGGAGGCCGCCGTCGATCGCCGGTTGGTGACCCGGGTGCCGCGGGGCTGGTCGATGGCGCAGGCCGCGGCCGTGCCGGTGGTGTTCTTGACGGCCTATTACGGGCTGTCGGTGCTGGCCGGTCTGCGCGCCGGGCAGCGGGTACTGGTGCACGCCGCCACCGGCGGTGTGGGCATGGCCGCGGTGCAGCTGGCCCGGCATTGGGGCGCGGAGGTGTTCGCGACCGCCAGCCGCGGCAAGTGGGACACCCTGCGCGCCATGGGATTCGACGAGGCACACATCGCGGATTCCCGCACCCTGGAGTTCGAGCGGAAATTTGCCGGCGGCGTGGACGTGGTGCTCAATTCCCTGGCGGGGGAGTTCAACGACGCGTCGCTGCGGCTGCTGGGGGCCGGCGGCCGCTTCATTGAAATGGGCAAGACCGATCTGCGTGACCCGGATGACGTCGGCGCGGCCCATCCCGGGGTGACGTATCGCGCGTTCGATCTCATGGAGGCCGGCCCTGACCGCATCGCCGAGATGTTGGCGGAGCTGATGGAGCTTTTCGCGGGCGGGGTCCTGACGCCGTTGCCGGTCAAGGCATTCGACGCGCGCAGCGCCGGCGACGCGTACCGGTTTGTCAGCCAGGCCCGCCACATCGGCAAGGTCGTGCTCACCATGCCGGACGGGCCGGCCGGCCTGGCCGGCGGCACCGCGCTGATCACCGGCGGCACCGGCATGGCGGGTTCGGCGGTGGCGCGGCATCTTGTCGAGCGGCACCGGGTGCGGCACGTGCTGCTGGTCAGTCGCACCGGTGAACGCGCCGACGGCATGGCCGAGCTGGCCGCCGAATTGCGCGAAAAGGGTGCATCGGTGTCCGTGGCGGCCTGCGATGTCGGCGACCGGGACGCCGTCGCGGCGTTGTTGGCGCAGGTGCCCGAGCAGTATCCGTTGCGCTCGGTGTTCCACGCGGCGGGCGTGCTCGACGACGCGGTCATCGCGTCACTGACACCCGCGCGCATCGACACGGTGTTGCGGGCCAAGGTCGACGGGGCGTGGCATCTGCACGAGCTGACCCAAGGGCTGAATCTGTCGGCCTTCGTGGCGTTTTCGTCGATGGCGGGCATCGTGGGTGCGCCGGGCCAGGGGAACTACGCGGCGGCCAACAGCTTCCTCGACGCGCTGGCGGTGCATCGCCGCGCTCGCGGGCTGCCGGGACTCTCGGTGGCCTGGGGGATGTGGGAAGAGACCTCGACGATGACCCGGCACCTCGGCGATCGTGACAAGGCCAGGATGAGCAGGGCCGGGCTGACCGCATTGTCCACTCGGCAGGCGCTGGAGCTGTTGGATGCCGCGTTGCTGACCGAACACCCGATGGTGGTGGGCACCCGGCTGGACCGGGCAGCGCTGGCGCACCACAGCGACACGCTGCCGCCGCTGCTGAGCCAGTTGGCCACCCGCCCGGCGCGCCGGGTCCTGGAGCACACCGACATGGTGTCCCTGACGGGGCTGCGGGCGCGGCTGGAGGGCATGACCGCAGAGCAGCGGCACAGCGAATTGGTGGAATTGGTCTGCAGCAACGCGGCCACGGTACTGGGCCACAGCTCCGCGGACGTCAACGCCGACGATGCGTTCGGCGACCTCGGGTTCGATTCGCTGACCGCCGTCGAACTGCGCAACCGGCTGAAAATCGCTACCGGCCTTACCCTTTCGCCCACGCTGATCTTCGACCACCCCACCCCGGGCGCGCTCGCCGAACAACTCGGCACCCAGCTGGCCGGCAGCGCCCCCGGCGCGACGGCCACGGCCGCCACGCCGCCCGATCGGATGGCCCGCTTCAACGACATCGCCCGGGAGCTGCAAGCGCTGCTCAACCAGCCCGACCTGAGCCCCGGCGACAAGGCGCAGCTCATCAGCCGGCTCGAAGGCCTGGTGACCACGGCGACCGGCCCGGCACCGGCCCCGCTGCTCGAACACCACGAGGACGCGTTCGACGACGACATCGCCACCGCCACCGAGAGCCAGCTGTTCGCGATTCTCGACGACGAAGTCGGCCCCTGA